One Dromiciops gliroides isolate mDroGli1 chromosome 3, mDroGli1.pri, whole genome shotgun sequence DNA segment encodes these proteins:
- the LOC122751837 gene encoding zinc finger protein 420-like isoform X2, giving the protein MLENVQTLLSVGLPVSREDLSSPFQGGESPGMVEHKGPRNSCPGGETRLEVKKMATKVNISMEEFGQHGFESDGACNFNLKEICDSETKLGKSICEFGEIEKVFTHSSVLNNRKRRASWNEYFQESEDNKWFPQQLEPFKAEEKSHQMLKYKGNHLEMALNLNSALIGHQKSDRSGKAFSQSSKFITLQTIHIRREPIEYNECKATSSDQSYLPCHAKFYDGRRRYAVDCCGLVFGLNSDLIRHHNIHTGKKFYKCNPCGKTFTKSSHLVVHQRIHTGEKPYECNQCGKAFTQSSSLAAHQRIHTGEKLYECYQCGKAFTITSHLAAHQRIHTGEKPFECNQCGKAFTKHSQLASHQRNHTGEKPYECNQCGKAFSQRCLLAKHQRIHTGEKPYECNQCGKAFKQSSHLAAHQRIHTGEKPYECNQCGKAFIERFSLAVHQRIHTGEKPFECNQCGKAFTARSRLAAHQRIHTGEKPFECNQCGKAFIERFSLAVHQRIHTGEKPFECNQCGKAFTAKSRLASHQRIHTGEKPFECSQCGKAFIRSSELASHQRIHSGEKPYECKQCGKAFKQNSHLASHQRIHTGEKPFECNQCGKTFRKRFSFTQHQRIHTGEKPYECNQCGKAFIERFSLVVHQRIHTGEKPFECNQCGKAFTARSRLAAHQRIHSGEKPFECNQCGKAFTKHSQLASHQRNHTGEKPYECNQCGKTFTISSSLVCHQRIHTGEKPYECNQCGKAFKQSSHLAAHQRIHTGEKPYECNHCGKAFTARSRLAAHQRIHTGEKPFECNQCGKTFTKRFSLTQHQRIHTGEKPFECSQCGKAFIKSSQLASHQRIHSGEKPYECNQCGKAFTARSRLTAHQRIHTGEKPFECNQCGKAFIERFSLAVHQRIHTGEKPFECNQCGKAFTKRFSLTQHQRTHSGEKPYECSQCGKAFIKSSQLASHQRIHSGEKPYECDL; this is encoded by the exons atgctggagaatgtccagaccCTGCTCTCTGTGG GACTTCCAGTTTCTAGAGAAGATTTGAGCTCTCCTTTCCAGGGAGGGGAATCACCAGGGATGGTAGAGCACAAAGGTCCGAGGAACTCCTGTCCAG gtgGAGAGACCAGGTTGGAAGTGAAGAAGATGGCTACAAAGGTGAACATTTCTATGGAAGAATTTGGCCAGCATGGATTTGAGAGTGATGGTGCCTGTAACTTCAATTTGAAAGAAATCTGTGATTCTGAAACCAAGCTGGGTAAGAGTATCTGTGAGTTTGGTGAAATCGAAAAGGTATTCACACATTCTTCAGTCTTAAATAACAGGAAGAGAAGGGCTTCATGGAATGAATATTTTCAGGAGAGTGAAGATAATAAATGGTTTCCTCAACAACTAGAGCCTTTTAAGGCCGAGGAGAAGTCTCATCAAATGCTAAAGTACAAAGGTAATCATCTGGAAATGgccttgaatttgaattctgctctCATTGGACATCAGAAAAGTGACAGAAGTGGGAAGGCCTTCAGTCAGAGCTCTAAGTTCATTACTCTGCAGACAATTCACATTAGAAGGGAGCCTATTGAATACAATGAATGTAAAGCAACCTCATCGGATCAATCGTATCTTCCTTGCCATGCTAAGTTTTATGATGGAAGGAGAAGATATGCAGTTGATTGTTGTGGATTGGTCtttggtttgaactcagatcttattaGGCATCACAACATTCACACTGGGaaaaagttttataaatgtaatccgtgtggaaagactttcacaaagaGCTCCCATCTTGTTgtccatcagagaattcatactggagagaaaccttatgaatgtaatcagtgtgggaagGCTTTTACACAGAGctccagtcttgctgcacatcagagaatccacactggagagaaactttatgaatgttatcagtgtggaaaggctttcacaataACCTCCCATCTTGcagcacatcagagaatccacactggagagaaaccttttgaatgtaatcagtgtggaaaggctttcacaaagCACTCCCAACTTGCTTCACATCAGAGAaatcacactggagagaaaccttatgaatgtaatcagtgtggaaaggctttctcACAGAGATGCCTTCTTGctaagcatcagagaatccacactggagagaaaccttatgaatgtaatcagtgtggaaaggctttcaaacAGAGCTCCCATCTTGcagcacatcagagaatccacactggagagaaaccttatgaatgtaatcagtgtggaaaggctttcatagAGAGGTTCAGTCttgctgtacatcagagaatccacactggagagaaaccttttgaatgtaatcagtgtggaaaggctttcacagcaAGGTCCAGGCTTGCtgcccatcagagaatccacactggagagaaaccttttgaatgtaatcagtgtggaaaggctttcatagAGAGGTTCAGTCttgctgtacatcagagaatccacaccggagagaaaccttttgaatgtaatcagtgtggaaaggctttcacagcaAAGTCCAGGCTTGCttcccatcagagaatccacactggagagaaaccttttgaatgtagtcagtgtggaaaggctttcataaGGAGCTCCGAACTTGCttcacatcagagaatccacagtggagagaaaccttatgaatgtaaacagtgtggaaaggctttcaaacAGAACTCCCATCTTGCatcacatcagagaatccacactggagagaaaccttttgaatgtaatcagtgtggaaagactttcagaaagAGGTTCAgttttactcagcatcagagaatccacactggagagaaaccttatgaatgtaatcagtgtggaaaggctttcatagAGAGGTTCAGTCTTgttgtacatcagagaatccacactggagagaaaccttttgaatgtaatcagtgtggaaaggctttcacagcgAGGTCCAGGCTTGCtgcccatcagagaatccacagtggagagaaaccttttgaatgtaatcagtgtggaaaggctttcacaaagCACTCCCAACTTGCTTCGCATCAGAGAaaccacactggagagaaaccttatgaatgtaatcagtgtggaaaaacTTTCACAATAAGCTCCAGTCTTGTTtgccatcagagaatccacactggagagaaaccttatgaatgtaatcagtgtggaaaggctttcaaacAGAGCTCCCATCTTGcagcacatcagagaatccacactggagagaaaccttatgaatgtaatcattgtggaaaggctttcacagcgAGGTCCAGGCTTGCtgcccatcagagaatccacactggagagaaaccttttgaatgtaatcagtgtggaaagacattCACAAAGAGGTTCAgtcttactcagcatcagagaatccacactggagagaaaccttttgaatgtagtcagtgtggaaaggctttcataaAGAGCTCCCAACTTGCttcacatcagagaatccacagtggagagaaaccttatgaatgtaatcagtgtggaaaggctttcacagcgAGGTCCAGGCTTACtgcccatcagagaatccacactggagagaaaccttttgaatgtaatcagtgtggaaaggctttcatagAGAGGTTCAGTCttgctgtacatcagagaatccacactggagagaaaccttttgaatgtaatcagtgtggaaaggctttcacaaagAGGTTCAgtcttactcagcatcagagaacccacagtggagagaaaccttatgaatgtagtcagtgtggaaaggctttcataaAGAGCTCCCAACTTGCttcacatcagagaatccacagtggagagaaaccttatgaatgtgatcTGTGA
- the LOC122751837 gene encoding zinc finger protein 665-like isoform X1 → MTPGTQRPSSQELVTFKDVAVDFTQEEWRLLDHSQRELYKEVMLENVQTLLSVGLPVSREDLSSPFQGGESPGMVEHKGPRNSCPGGETRLEVKKMATKVNISMEEFGQHGFESDGACNFNLKEICDSETKLGKSICEFGEIEKVFTHSSVLNNRKRRASWNEYFQESEDNKWFPQQLEPFKAEEKSHQMLKYKGNHLEMALNLNSALIGHQKSDRSGKAFSQSSKFITLQTIHIRREPIEYNECKATSSDQSYLPCHAKFYDGRRRYAVDCCGLVFGLNSDLIRHHNIHTGKKFYKCNPCGKTFTKSSHLVVHQRIHTGEKPYECNQCGKAFTQSSSLAAHQRIHTGEKLYECYQCGKAFTITSHLAAHQRIHTGEKPFECNQCGKAFTKHSQLASHQRNHTGEKPYECNQCGKAFSQRCLLAKHQRIHTGEKPYECNQCGKAFKQSSHLAAHQRIHTGEKPYECNQCGKAFIERFSLAVHQRIHTGEKPFECNQCGKAFTARSRLAAHQRIHTGEKPFECNQCGKAFIERFSLAVHQRIHTGEKPFECNQCGKAFTAKSRLASHQRIHTGEKPFECSQCGKAFIRSSELASHQRIHSGEKPYECKQCGKAFKQNSHLASHQRIHTGEKPFECNQCGKTFRKRFSFTQHQRIHTGEKPYECNQCGKAFIERFSLVVHQRIHTGEKPFECNQCGKAFTARSRLAAHQRIHSGEKPFECNQCGKAFTKHSQLASHQRNHTGEKPYECNQCGKTFTISSSLVCHQRIHTGEKPYECNQCGKAFKQSSHLAAHQRIHTGEKPYECNHCGKAFTARSRLAAHQRIHTGEKPFECNQCGKTFTKRFSLTQHQRIHTGEKPFECSQCGKAFIKSSQLASHQRIHSGEKPYECNQCGKAFTARSRLTAHQRIHTGEKPFECNQCGKAFIERFSLAVHQRIHTGEKPFECNQCGKAFTKRFSLTQHQRTHSGEKPYECSQCGKAFIKSSQLASHQRIHSGEKPYECDL, encoded by the exons GAGTtggtgacattcaaggatgtggctgtggatttcacccaggaggagtggcGCCTCTTGGACCATTCTCAGAGAGAGctgtacaaggaggtcatgctggagaatgtccagaccCTGCTCTCTGTGG GACTTCCAGTTTCTAGAGAAGATTTGAGCTCTCCTTTCCAGGGAGGGGAATCACCAGGGATGGTAGAGCACAAAGGTCCGAGGAACTCCTGTCCAG gtgGAGAGACCAGGTTGGAAGTGAAGAAGATGGCTACAAAGGTGAACATTTCTATGGAAGAATTTGGCCAGCATGGATTTGAGAGTGATGGTGCCTGTAACTTCAATTTGAAAGAAATCTGTGATTCTGAAACCAAGCTGGGTAAGAGTATCTGTGAGTTTGGTGAAATCGAAAAGGTATTCACACATTCTTCAGTCTTAAATAACAGGAAGAGAAGGGCTTCATGGAATGAATATTTTCAGGAGAGTGAAGATAATAAATGGTTTCCTCAACAACTAGAGCCTTTTAAGGCCGAGGAGAAGTCTCATCAAATGCTAAAGTACAAAGGTAATCATCTGGAAATGgccttgaatttgaattctgctctCATTGGACATCAGAAAAGTGACAGAAGTGGGAAGGCCTTCAGTCAGAGCTCTAAGTTCATTACTCTGCAGACAATTCACATTAGAAGGGAGCCTATTGAATACAATGAATGTAAAGCAACCTCATCGGATCAATCGTATCTTCCTTGCCATGCTAAGTTTTATGATGGAAGGAGAAGATATGCAGTTGATTGTTGTGGATTGGTCtttggtttgaactcagatcttattaGGCATCACAACATTCACACTGGGaaaaagttttataaatgtaatccgtgtggaaagactttcacaaagaGCTCCCATCTTGTTgtccatcagagaattcatactggagagaaaccttatgaatgtaatcagtgtgggaagGCTTTTACACAGAGctccagtcttgctgcacatcagagaatccacactggagagaaactttatgaatgttatcagtgtggaaaggctttcacaataACCTCCCATCTTGcagcacatcagagaatccacactggagagaaaccttttgaatgtaatcagtgtggaaaggctttcacaaagCACTCCCAACTTGCTTCACATCAGAGAaatcacactggagagaaaccttatgaatgtaatcagtgtggaaaggctttctcACAGAGATGCCTTCTTGctaagcatcagagaatccacactggagagaaaccttatgaatgtaatcagtgtggaaaggctttcaaacAGAGCTCCCATCTTGcagcacatcagagaatccacactggagagaaaccttatgaatgtaatcagtgtggaaaggctttcatagAGAGGTTCAGTCttgctgtacatcagagaatccacactggagagaaaccttttgaatgtaatcagtgtggaaaggctttcacagcaAGGTCCAGGCTTGCtgcccatcagagaatccacactggagagaaaccttttgaatgtaatcagtgtggaaaggctttcatagAGAGGTTCAGTCttgctgtacatcagagaatccacaccggagagaaaccttttgaatgtaatcagtgtggaaaggctttcacagcaAAGTCCAGGCTTGCttcccatcagagaatccacactggagagaaaccttttgaatgtagtcagtgtggaaaggctttcataaGGAGCTCCGAACTTGCttcacatcagagaatccacagtggagagaaaccttatgaatgtaaacagtgtggaaaggctttcaaacAGAACTCCCATCTTGCatcacatcagagaatccacactggagagaaaccttttgaatgtaatcagtgtggaaagactttcagaaagAGGTTCAgttttactcagcatcagagaatccacactggagagaaaccttatgaatgtaatcagtgtggaaaggctttcatagAGAGGTTCAGTCTTgttgtacatcagagaatccacactggagagaaaccttttgaatgtaatcagtgtggaaaggctttcacagcgAGGTCCAGGCTTGCtgcccatcagagaatccacagtggagagaaaccttttgaatgtaatcagtgtggaaaggctttcacaaagCACTCCCAACTTGCTTCGCATCAGAGAaaccacactggagagaaaccttatgaatgtaatcagtgtggaaaaacTTTCACAATAAGCTCCAGTCTTGTTtgccatcagagaatccacactggagagaaaccttatgaatgtaatcagtgtggaaaggctttcaaacAGAGCTCCCATCTTGcagcacatcagagaatccacactggagagaaaccttatgaatgtaatcattgtggaaaggctttcacagcgAGGTCCAGGCTTGCtgcccatcagagaatccacactggagagaaaccttttgaatgtaatcagtgtggaaagacattCACAAAGAGGTTCAgtcttactcagcatcagagaatccacactggagagaaaccttttgaatgtagtcagtgtggaaaggctttcataaAGAGCTCCCAACTTGCttcacatcagagaatccacagtggagagaaaccttatgaatgtaatcagtgtggaaaggctttcacagcgAGGTCCAGGCTTACtgcccatcagagaatccacactggagagaaaccttttgaatgtaatcagtgtggaaaggctttcatagAGAGGTTCAGTCttgctgtacatcagagaatccacactggagagaaaccttttgaatgtaatcagtgtggaaaggctttcacaaagAGGTTCAgtcttactcagcatcagagaacccacagtggagagaaaccttatgaatgtagtcagtgtggaaaggctttcataaAGAGCTCCCAACTTGCttcacatcagagaatccacagtggagagaaaccttatgaatgtgatcTGTGA